The DNA segment AACATAGTCATCTAAAATTTCATCAGTAGAAATTTGACTAGTAATATCTTTAATATTTATTACAAAAAGTGGTTTATTTAACATAGAAGAGATTGTTGTTTTTAGATATACATTAACATTATCTTTTCTTATACAAACAATATCTATTTCGGCTTTATATTTTTTATCTTTTCCATCAACTTCTAAAAGCTTTGAAAATTGAGTTTTATATCTATCTTGCATAAAAAGAGTAAACTCTTTATTTAGTAGTTCATTTTTAGAAAATCCAAGTATTGGCATAAAGGCATTATTGACATAAATCAGCCTTGTTTTTTTGTCAATTATTCCTATACCATCCCAAGAGTTATTGATTATCTCTTGTAGCTCTTGATTATTTTTTTTTAATATCTCTATCTCTTCTAAAGACAATCTAAAACCTTCTTTTTAAGTCTTATTATTATATTATAAAATCTTTAAATAAGCGTATGAAAGAAGAGATTAATGAAAAAAACTATAACTATAATTGATACATTTGGGTTTTTATTTAGAAGCTATTTTGCATTACCTCCTTTAAAATCGAAAGATGGATTTCCAACAGGCTTATTAACTGGTTTTATGAATTTTATTTCAAATATTGGAAAAGATTTTCAAACAGATTATTTAGTATTTGCCCTTGATGCAAAGGGAGATACTTTTAGAAATGAGATTTATAACCAATATAAGGCACACAGACCTGATGTTCCTGAAGATTTGTTAAAACAACTTCCTATTGCAATTGAGTGGATAGAAAAAATGGGATTTAAAACTGCAATGCAAAGTGGTTTTGAGGCCGATGATATTATTGCTTCAATTGTTCATGATGCAAAAATAAAAGATTTGGAAGTAAGAATTGTTTCCCATGACAAGGATTTATATCAGTTAATTGATGATGACAGAGTATATCTGTTTGATCCAATCAAAAAAAGCGTAATAAATGAAGATAAATGCTTTGAAAAGTATGGTGTTAGACCTAAGCAATTTATTGATTACCAATCTTTATTAGGAGATAGTGCAGATAATGTTCCAGGAGTAAAAGGTGTTGGAGCAAAAACAGCAGAGGCTTTAATTAAAGAGTATGGCTCATTAGATGCAATTTATGAGAATATTGAGAGTATTGAAAAAGCAAGATGGAAAACCCTTCTTGAAGAGGGTAAAGAGATGGCATATATCTCAAAACAACTTGTAACTTTACATACTGAATGTCACAATATTGAAGAGATTGATAACTATACCTTACCAATAGAAAACCCTATCCTTAAAATCGCAGATATCCTTCAGGAGTATGATTTAAGTAGAGTTCTTGATAGAGTAAATAAAGAGGGACTAAATTATAAAACAAAAATTCCTGAAAAAACTGTAAAAGAGGATGAAAAAATCGAATATATCACTTTAGATGAAGAGAGGAAACTCTTTAATGTAATTGATAATATTCCAAATGATACAATAGTTTCTTTTGATACTGAAACAACAGATTTAGATACAAAAAACGCAACATTGGTTGGTTTTTCTTTCTGTTTTGAAAAAAATAGAGCTTACTATATTCCAATAAATCATAACTATTTAGGAGTTACAAAACAAGTAGATATAGATGTAGCTAAAAAAGCAATAGAGAAATTAAATGATAAAAAACTTGTATTGCAAAATTTTAAATATGATTATGCCGTTATAAAAAATCAATTGGAAATTGAGCTGAAACTTTATGCTGATACAATGATACTTGCTTGGCTTTTAAATAGCAGTGAAAAGATTGGTCTTGATGCTTTAGCTGAGAAATTTTTTGATCATGAAATGATTGCTTTTAAAGATGTGGTTAAAAAAGGAGAAGATTTCTCAAATGTAGATATTATTGAAGCAACAAAATATGCTGCTGAAGATGCTCTTTACACTTATAAACTATATTTTAAACTATTAGAAGAGTTTGATAAAATTGATGCAAAAAAGTTAGTTGATATTGCTTTTAAATATGAGTTTGATTTTATATATGTATTGGAATATATGGAAAATAACGGAATAAAAGTTGACACTAATAAATTTAAACTTCTAAAAGAGTCAAATGGTAAATTTATTCAAAATTTAACCTCTAAAATATATGAGAGTGCTGGAAGTGAGTTTAATATTAATTCACCTAAACAATTAGGCGAAATTCTTTTTGATCTATTAAAACTTCCACCATCTAAAAAGAGTAAAAGTGGTTATAGTACAAATGAAGTTGTTCTTCAAAAGTTAAAAGAGGAGCATAGTATTATTCCTCTTTTATTGGAGTATAGAGAGGCATCAAAACTACAATCGACTTATATAAAACCTCTTCTAGAACTTGGATTAAAAAACAAAGAGAATAGAGTTTATACATCTTTTTTACAAACAGGAACTGCAACGGGAAGATTAAGTTCAAAAAATCCAAATCTTCAAAATATTCCAGTTAGAAGTGATGCAGGTGGTGAGATTAGAAGTGCTTTTATTCCAAAAGATGGATATAAGTTAGTTGGAATTGACTACTCACAAATAGAGTTAAGACTTTTGGCACATTTTTCTCAAGATGAAGCATTAGTTGAAGCTTTTAGACAAGATAAAGATATTCATAGGCAAACAGCAGTTAAGATTTTTGGTGAAGAACTAGCTGATTCAAAAAGAGCAATTGCAAAATCAATTAACTTTGGACTTTTATATGGAATGGGTAGCAGAAAACTTGGTGATACTTTAGGGATTCCTGCAAAAGAGGCAAAAGTTTATATTGATGCATATTTTGAAAACTTCGTAAGTGTAAAAGAGTATTTGAAATCTATTGAAAATAGGGCAATGACTGATGGTTATGTAGAAACTCTATTGGGAAGAAGAAGAGTTTTTGATTTTGATTCTGCTAATGAAATGATGAAAGCTGCTTTTTTAAGAGAATCTGTAAATACACTTTTTCAAGGAAGTGCAGCAGATTTAATTAAATTATCAATGTTAGAAATTTACAAAAAATACAAAAATGATGCTGATGTCAAGATGCTTTTACAGATTCACGATGAACTAATTTTTGAAGTAAAAGAAGAAAATGTTGATAAAATAACAAAAAATATTGTAGAGATAATGGAAAATATATATAAGTTAATTATACCTTTAAAAGTTTCTAAAAGTATTGGTAACTCTTGGCAGGAGTTAAAGTAAAAATGATTTTATGTACTTTTTATTTATTTTTTAATAATTTTCTTTTGACATTTCCCTACAATTTTGATAGAATAAAAAACTAAAATATATTTACAAAAGAGTCTATTATGATTAAAACATTAAAAAATATCAGAAAACTATACAATGCTAAGCTACTTTTTGTTAGCAATGATGATAGTTTGAGAACGACAATAGAAAAAGAGTTTGATGAGTACTTTAAAGAACTCTCTTTAGTAAAGAGTGTTAGTCAAGCTATAGACAAAGTTGAAGAAAATAACTTTGATATGATTATAATTGATACGGATGTTGATGCAATTAATTTTGATGAAGCTTGTACAAGTTTGACAAATGCTGCACCATCTTTACCAAAAATTATTATCTCAAATGATGATAATAATGAAAATATTGTTACAGCAATAAATAATAGTGCATATACATTCTTAACAAAACCATTAAGATCAAAAGACATTAAACTTGCTGTTATTATGTGTCTAAATCAGACAAAAAGAGGGGATAAAATTGAATTCCAAAATGGAATTTATTTTGATGAGTATAGAGATCAATTCTTTAAATCAGGTGGAATATTGATTGATTTTACAAGACTTGAAAAAGGTTTTATGAAATTATTAATTGCTAAAAGAGGGGAGATCATAGATTATGATACAATTAAGAGTGTGGTTTGGAAAGGCAAAAATATGTCAATATATACAATGAGAAATATTGTAAATAAAATCAGACAAAAAACGTATTATGAGATAATAAAAAATCATTCAAACAAAGGTTATGTTATTGATGAACCTAAAAAATAGAGCAATTTTTAATTTTGAGTCTTAATGAAAGAAGAAAAAATTTTATCAAAAGAAGAACTTATCCAACTTTTTGAGGAAGAAAAACTATTAGACACTGGAAAAGGTTGGATGATGGGGGAAAATGAAGTTGAGATAATTGCATTGCATGAAGTAGATCCAAAATTTTTGCAAGACGTAACCAATGCCAAATTTTATAAAATTATAGAAAAAAAGAGGAAGATATAATGTCACACTGTCCGTACTGTGGGAAAAAGATAGCTATGAGTAAAGCTTTTTGTTCGCGAAGCTGCAAAGAGAATTACTTTCAACTTATAGCAATTCAAGTTCCTAAACCATTTTTAAAAAGAATTTTTGTATTCAGTACCCCTGATGAAAGAGAACAAGAGATTGAGAGTTTTGCAAATAGACATGGTTGGAGAATTGATTTACTGCAAAAGAAAATTGATGAATTAGCAGTAGAGTATGGATTTATCGAATCAAAATAACCTTAATCTTAATATTGACATATTAAATCAATCAAATATTTTATATGCTGAATATGATGCAGCAACTAAAGAGGAGCTTCTTCCTGTATTAGAACACTATTTTAATAAAGTATTCATTGCACTTGATGGTAATGAAGCATTGAAGTTATATAGTGCAAATAAAAATGAAATTGATATTATATTAACTGATGTTAATATGCCAAATGTAAGTGGAATTGATTTTATTAAAGAGGTTAGAAAAGAAGATTTTGAATTACCTATTTTAATAATAACTACATTTAATGACTCAGATTTTTTACTTAAAATAATAAAACTTAATATTTCTGACTATATTGCAAAACCAATTTTAGTTAATACAACTATTAAAGTAATGAATAGAATTCTCACAAATAGATATAATAAAAAGCTTGTATTTAAACAAAAAAAAGAACTGCAGCTTTATAGAGATGTTTTAGATCAAGAAAATTTAATTAGTGAAACTGATTTGAATGGTACAATAATTTATGTAAATGATATATTTTGTGAAGTCTCAGGATACAGTAAAGAAGAGCTTATTGGTAGTAATCACAATATAATAAGACATCCTGATACTTCTCCAAAAATTTTTGAATCTCTATGGGGCACAATACAAAATAAAGAAGTATGGAGAGGAAAGTTAAAAAATAGAGCAAAAAATGGTAATGATTATTATGTAAAAGCAACTATTTTCCCACTATTAGATGAAGATGGAAATATTGAAAAATATGTTTCTAGTAGATATTTAATAACAGAAGATGAAGAGGAAAAACATAAACTAAAAAAATATATTTTGCAACAAAAAACCCATCAAATAAAACATCAAAAAAGACTTCAAGAGGAGTTTGATGATGCACTGCATTATGCAAAAATGGAAAAAGACAAACAAGTTGCAAAATTTTTTACAGGATTAAATGATCAAATAAAGACTCTAAAGACTAAAAATGCAGATGACAGAGGAAGAATTCTTTCTTTAGAAAAACATCTTAGAACTTCTATGGATAAAAATGATGATATGCAAAAAAACTATCAAGAGAGGATAGAAAAACTTTATTCAACTGCAACTTCAGCAACAAATGAATATCAAAAAATAAAAAAGAAATATGAAGTTATAAATGAAAAGTTTGAAAAATCACAAGAAGGAATAAAAGTTCTTCAAGGTTATATTGATGAATACAGAGAAAAGATTAAAAGCTTAGAAGAGGTTATTGAAGAGTATGAAAAAGGAAAAGCTCAATTAACTACTACGACAAAGTAGCTTTTCTCTTCTTCATAAATATAAGTATTACAATACAAATTAGAACAAATATTCCAGAAATAAGCATCCCCATTGTTAACCATCCACCATATAAAAAGCCAAGTTGAATATCTGGTTGTCTGAAAAATTCGGCAACTATCCTAGCAATAGAGTAAAGAATCCCATACATTATTGCCAATTGCCCATCAAAAACCTTTTTCTTTCTATAGATAAAAAGGATTATAAATACTAAAATACCCTCTAAGAATGCTTCATAAAGCTGTGAGGGGTGCCTTAAAACGCCATTTACATATATTCCCCAAGGAACATCTGTTGCCCTTCCAAACAGTTCTTGATTGAAAAAATTTCCAATTCTTCCAAAAACATAAGCTGCTGAGATTCCTAAAACAGATATATCTGCTAAAAACCAAAAAGATACTTTGTTTTTTTTACAAAAAAGAAGCGATGCAATTAAAAAACCTATAAAAGCACCATGGTAACTCATACCCGAAATTCCTGCATAAACCCCATCTATAAAAGGATTGAATATTTGCCAAGGATGAGTTAAATAATATATAGTATGTGTATCGTAAAAAAGAACATAACCTAGTCTTGCCCCTAAGATTACACCAATCTCTGCCCACCAAATATATGAATCAAAAAGATCATTTGTAATTGGTAGTTTGTCATGTTTAATAAACC comes from the Halarcobacter ebronensis genome and includes:
- a CDS encoding hybrid sensor histidine kinase/response regulator, giving the protein MDLSNQNNLNLNIDILNQSNILYAEYDAATKEELLPVLEHYFNKVFIALDGNEALKLYSANKNEIDIILTDVNMPNVSGIDFIKEVRKEDFELPILIITTFNDSDFLLKIIKLNISDYIAKPILVNTTIKVMNRILTNRYNKKLVFKQKKELQLYRDVLDQENLISETDLNGTIIYVNDIFCEVSGYSKEELIGSNHNIIRHPDTSPKIFESLWGTIQNKEVWRGKLKNRAKNGNDYYVKATIFPLLDEDGNIEKYVSSRYLITEDEEEKHKLKKYILQQKTHQIKHQKRLQEEFDDALHYAKMEKDKQVAKFFTGLNDQIKTLKTKNADDRGRILSLEKHLRTSMDKNDDMQKNYQERIEKLYSTATSATNEYQKIKKKYEVINEKFEKSQEGIKVLQGYIDEYREKIKSLEEVIEEYEKGKAQLTTTTK
- a CDS encoding response regulator transcription factor, coding for MIKTLKNIRKLYNAKLLFVSNDDSLRTTIEKEFDEYFKELSLVKSVSQAIDKVEENNFDMIIIDTDVDAINFDEACTSLTNAAPSLPKIIISNDDNNENIVTAINNSAYTFLTKPLRSKDIKLAVIMCLNQTKRGDKIEFQNGIYFDEYRDQFFKSGGILIDFTRLEKGFMKLLIAKRGEIIDYDTIKSVVWKGKNMSIYTMRNIVNKIRQKTYYEIIKNHSNKGYVIDEPKK
- the lgt gene encoding prolipoprotein diacylglyceryl transferase, yielding MEVWQNIYSYFNPVAFNIGSVSVHWYGIMYALALLSAIFVAKWFIKHDKLPITNDLFDSYIWWAEIGVILGARLGYVLFYDTHTIYYLTHPWQIFNPFIDGVYAGISGMSYHGAFIGFLIASLLFCKKNKVSFWFLADISVLGISAAYVFGRIGNFFNQELFGRATDVPWGIYVNGVLRHPSQLYEAFLEGILVFIILFIYRKKKVFDGQLAIMYGILYSIARIVAEFFRQPDIQLGFLYGGWLTMGMLISGIFVLICIVILIFMKKRKATLS
- the polA gene encoding DNA polymerase I; the encoded protein is MKKTITIIDTFGFLFRSYFALPPLKSKDGFPTGLLTGFMNFISNIGKDFQTDYLVFALDAKGDTFRNEIYNQYKAHRPDVPEDLLKQLPIAIEWIEKMGFKTAMQSGFEADDIIASIVHDAKIKDLEVRIVSHDKDLYQLIDDDRVYLFDPIKKSVINEDKCFEKYGVRPKQFIDYQSLLGDSADNVPGVKGVGAKTAEALIKEYGSLDAIYENIESIEKARWKTLLEEGKEMAYISKQLVTLHTECHNIEEIDNYTLPIENPILKIADILQEYDLSRVLDRVNKEGLNYKTKIPEKTVKEDEKIEYITLDEERKLFNVIDNIPNDTIVSFDTETTDLDTKNATLVGFSFCFEKNRAYYIPINHNYLGVTKQVDIDVAKKAIEKLNDKKLVLQNFKYDYAVIKNQLEIELKLYADTMILAWLLNSSEKIGLDALAEKFFDHEMIAFKDVVKKGEDFSNVDIIEATKYAAEDALYTYKLYFKLLEEFDKIDAKKLVDIAFKYEFDFIYVLEYMENNGIKVDTNKFKLLKESNGKFIQNLTSKIYESAGSEFNINSPKQLGEILFDLLKLPPSKKSKSGYSTNEVVLQKLKEEHSIIPLLLEYREASKLQSTYIKPLLELGLKNKENRVYTSFLQTGTATGRLSSKNPNLQNIPVRSDAGGEIRSAFIPKDGYKLVGIDYSQIELRLLAHFSQDEALVEAFRQDKDIHRQTAVKIFGEELADSKRAIAKSINFGLLYGMGSRKLGDTLGIPAKEAKVYIDAYFENFVSVKEYLKSIENRAMTDGYVETLLGRRRVFDFDSANEMMKAAFLRESVNTLFQGSAADLIKLSMLEIYKKYKNDADVKMLLQIHDELIFEVKEENVDKITKNIVEIMENIYKLIIPLKVSKSIGNSWQELK
- a CDS encoding DUF2116 family Zn-ribbon domain-containing protein gives rise to the protein MSHCPYCGKKIAMSKAFCSRSCKENYFQLIAIQVPKPFLKRIFVFSTPDEREQEIESFANRHGWRIDLLQKKIDELAVEYGFIESK